A single region of the Brassica rapa cultivar Chiifu-401-42 chromosome A03, CAAS_Brap_v3.01, whole genome shotgun sequence genome encodes:
- the LOC103861276 gene encoding F-box protein At1g69090, which yields MASHVASAMAVTRPGPKRKLCCWSELPLDIMRLIFKRLGFADFERAKSVCSSWQTGSGQSKPNNKIPWMIIFPEEKNYCLLFNPEDTEGKLYKTQHLGDDFAKSSCLATCRSWLLMEYCHENPLYILNLLTRERINLLPTTSDQRLDSPILWIDDKTKEYLVIGETLVYFKKGDKSWKQIPEQLSGIRDMVFKDCKLYCLTNDELQIFDFSGEFPLQVSKVSVGGGCVKLAKIGGRMRLPRIPWHVQAVRRRKNVVVTVRGDVLIVKSESPFMSETWNFKIFKMDSSKGLEEIVSLGDEAIILDLGITVLAKDQEGVTSNSIYFTGDQINLDDTEIFVFNLDTKKVEKLPQLVSSSLSFSTVRWFLPSFMNV from the coding sequence ATGGCCTCTCACGTTGCCTCTGCTATGGCAGTCACTCGACCAGGACCAAAAAGAAAACTCTGTTGCTGGTCCGAGCTTCCTCTAGATATCATGCGATTGATCTTCAAGCGCCTTGGATTTGCTGATTTTGAACGAGCTAAATCAGTTTGTTCATCTTGGCAAACTGGTTCGGGACAATCTAAGCCAAACAATAAGATCCCTTGGATGATTATTTTCCCGGAGGAAAAGAATTACTGTCTCTTGTTCAATCCTGAAGATACAGAAGGAAAGCTCTACAAAACTCAACATCTTGGCGACGACTTTGCAAAGAGTTCTTGTCTGGCGACTTGTAGAAGCTGGCTTTTGATGGAGTATTGTCATGAAAATCCTCTTTACATTTTAAATCTCTTAACCCGAGAGAGGATCAATCTACTACCTACAACATCGGATCAACGACTTGACTCTCCGATATTATGGATAGACGATAAAACCAAAGAATACCTTGTTATAGGAGAAACTCTGGTTTATTTCAAGAAAGGTGATAAATCGTGGAAACAAATCCCGGAACAGTTGTCAGGTATCCGAGACATGGTATTCAAAGATTGCAAGCTCTATTGTCTCACCAATGATGAACTCCAAATTTTCGACTTTTCTGGTGAATTTCCGCTACAAGTTTCCAAAGTTAGCGTAGGAGGGGGATGCGTAAAACTAGCAAAAATAGGCGGCCGGATGAGATTGCCTCGAATTCCATGGCATGTCCAAGCGGTTCGCAGGAGGAAGAATGTGGTAGTCACTGTACGAGGAGATGTCTTAATTGTTAAGAGCGAAAGTCCTTTTATGTCCGAAACATGGAACTTTAAAATCTTCAAGATGGATTCATCAAAGGGGTTAGAGGAAATTGTTTCTTTGGGAGATGAGGCGATTATTTTGGATTTGGGTATTACAGTGCTGGCTAAGGACCAGGAAGGCGTCACTAGTAACTCTATTTACTTCACTGGTGATCAGATAAATTTGGACGACACTGAAATCTTTGTATTCAATCTCGATACGAAGAAGGTTGAAAAACTACCTCAACTTGTGTCTTCCTCTCTTTCATTCTCTACAGTTCGTTGGTTCTTACCAAGTTTCATGAATGTTTGA